From a single Ochotona princeps isolate mOchPri1 chromosome 12, mOchPri1.hap1, whole genome shotgun sequence genomic region:
- the AMER2 gene encoding APC membrane recruitment protein 2 has translation METSRSSGGGGAVSARVGHRASAGGCRRKEAVGAGTLSADMDLHCDCAAETPASEQPSGKINKAAFKLFKKRKSGGTMPSFFGVKNKGDGKSSGPAGMVRSRTHDGLAEVVVLEGGRKEEPRGGGGGGGGRGGARPNPAPLRAAGGGGSSSGGGGSLAPSSSVAKSHSFFSLLRKNGRSEPGRGEPAEASQAGCKQKKGLRGLFSSMRWPRKDKRGKEEEEKKGARAAGAGGLILPGSLTASLECVKEATPGAAAAVREPLQSPGQDAPRDAAGELGGGEQAAAGAEGAPARTCREAPSPARGEQPGAPVSPGPGELHAAEDASRTGDVPLPTAPLADSECGRGPARVVPGPSSSSSAAAAAAEPPSDPSAERICLMFSDVTSLKSFDSFTGCGDIIADRDDEAGASCDRHGPGPGKPVASKKTPGVVAYQGGGEEMASPDEADDTCLQDFWDMLSQTEEQGQGPAEVEATTTAAPEATSGRSDTCPDATMGTEVAKDVSSVKRRRLNRMPAEPHPKEEPRRPEKERQLEGGVPNGDQGSWDPTTPGPEGGSAGGGPKAAVPRNSGGGDADASPAALPAAEETTCTSRLKPVSPGAITCPLRTPGSLLKDSKIPISIKHLTNLPASHPAVHQPPARSEVPRTKIPVSKVLVRRVSSRGLAGTTLRAAAACHDSAKKL, from the coding sequence ATGGAGACGAGCAggagcagcggcggcggcggggctgTCAGCGCGCGCGTTGGGCACCGCGCGTCCGCggggggctgcaggaggaaggAGGCGGTCGGGGCCGGGACCCTCTCGGCAGACATGGACTTGCATTGTGACTGTGCCGCCGAAACGCCGGCCTCGGAGCAGCCGTCGGGCAAGATTAATAAAGCCGCCTTCAAATTATTCAAGAAGAGGAAATcgggtggcaccatgcccagctttTTTGGGGTCAAAAACAAAGGGGATGGGAAGAGCTCGGGTCCCGCGGGCATGGTGCGGAGCAGGACGCACGACGGCTTAGCCGAGGTGGTGGTGCTGGAGGGCGGCAGGAAGGAGGAGCCGCGCggcggtggcggtggtggtggtggccgcGGCGGGGCTCGGCCCAACCCGGCGCCCCTCAGAGCCGCCGggggcggcggcagcagcagcggcggcggcggctccctGGCCCCCAGCAGCTCGGTGGCCAAGTCGCACAGCTTCTTCTCCCTTTTGAGGAAGAACGGGAGGTCGGAGCCCGGCCGCGGGGAACCGGCCGAGGCGAGCCAGGCTGGCTGCAAACAAAAGAAGGGGCTGAGAGGGCTCTTCAGCAGCATGCGCTGGCCCAGGAAGGACAAGCGcggcaaggaggaggaggagaagaagggcGCGCGCGCGGCCGGCGCCGGCGGCCTCATCCTGCCCGGCTCGCTCACCGCCAGCCTGGAGTGCGTCAAGGAGGCAACGCCCGGGGCGGCGGCCGCGGTGCGCGAGCCTCTGCAGAGTCCGGGCCAGGACGCCCCGCGGGACGCAGCAGGTGAGCTCGGAGGGGGAGAACAGGCGGCCGCCGGAGCCGAGGGCGCCCCGGCGCGCACCTGCCGCGAGGCCCCGAGCCCCGCGCGGGGAGAGCAGCCCGGGGCGCCCGTCTCACCGGGGCCCGGCGAGCTGCACGCGGCCGAGGACGCTTCGAGGACAGGTGACGTTCCGCTACCGACGGCCCCGCTGGCGGACTCCGAGTGTGGCCGCGGCCCGGCGCGCGTCGTCCCcggcccttcctcctcctcctccgccgcaGCTGCCGCCGCCGAGCCGCCCTCAGACCCGTCGGCCGAGCGTATTTGTCTCATGTTTTCTGACGTGACTTCACTGAAAAGCTTTGACTCTTTTACAGGCTGTGGAGATATAATTGCAGACCGGGACGACGAGGCGGGGGCCAGCTGCGACAGGCATGGCCCCGGGCCTGGCAAGCCAGTGGCCTCTAAAAAGACCCCCGGCGTGGTGGCATACCAAGGTGGAGGGGAGGAGATGGCCAGCCCGGACGAGGCGGACGACACCTGCCTGCAGGATTTCTGGGACATGCTGTCCCAGACGGAGGAGCAAGGACAGGGGCCGGCCGAGGTGGAGGCGACGACCACGGCCGCGCCGGAGGCAACGTCGGGGCGCTCAGACACCTGCCCAGACGCCACCATGGGCACGGAAGTGGCCAAGGATGTGTCTTCAGTCAAGCGCAGGAGGCTCAACCGGATGCCAGCTGAACCCCACCCGAAGGAGGAACCCAGGCGCCCGGAGAAGGAGCGGCAGCTGGAAGGTGGAGTTCCCAATGGGGACCAGGGCTCCTGGGACCCCACAACTCCCGGCCCCGAGGGAGGCAGCGCGGGCGGCGGGCCTAAGGCGGCCGTCCCCAGGAACAGCGGCGGTGGCGACGCGGACgccagcccagcagccctgcccgcCGCCGAGGAGACGACCTGCACCTCCCGCCTGAAGCCGGTGTCGCCAGGCGCCATCACCTGCCCGCTGCGGACGCCTGGCAGTCTGCTCAAGGACTCCAAGATCCCCATCAGCATCAAGCATCTCACGAACCTCCCGGCCAGCCACCCAGCTGTGCACCAGCCGCCGGCCAGGAGCGAGGTGCCCAGAACAAAAATCCCGGTCTCCAAAGTGCTGGTCCGCAGGGTCAGCAGTCGCGGCTTAGCTGGGACCACTCTGCGCGCAGCGGCCGCGTGCCACGACAGTGCCAAAAAGTTGTGA